The Candidatus Poribacteria bacterium nucleotide sequence CGTTTTGTTCACTCTCTTCTTCTGTTTTGCGTTCCACCCGTGCTTCCGTTAAAACCGAGGCTAACAATCCGGATGGAATCGCAACCAGTCCTACTCCAATAAGGGTGACAAGCGCAGTGAAAAATTTCCCACCTGGCGTCTCAGGATAGACATCTCCATAACCGACTGTTGTGAGTGTCACGATAGCCCACCACATGGAATCGAGAATAGTTCCGAATTGTTCGGGTTGCTCTACTCTTTCAAAGTAATGGATACCACACGCCGCGAGATAGACTAACATCAATGACAGGATAACGAGTGCCAAGAGTTCCCGTCGGATCTCATTCAATGCCTCAGTGAGCCGATCTACCGCCAAAATAAACCGGGTTGCTTTGAATATTCTGAAAATTCGCAGAAACCGTAGTATTCGAAGAACGCGGAACCCCGGCAAAAGGAACAGAGACGGTAAAATAGCAAGTAAATCTATTATGCCATAAAAACTGAAAATGAAATCCCGTTTTCTGGGTTCAATATAAACACGTAGGATATATTCGATCGAAAATAGTCCAAAAAATACCGAGTCTAATAAAATGAAGTGTGGGGCATGTGGGTCCTCGCTATCAGATTCAATCACAAAGACGACAGCGGAAGCAAGGATTAAGAATTGGATGATTCCACTGACGATGTTTCCTTCGATGATGGCTCGTAGTCTGTCTTTATTCATCTTTTTCTTTTTCGTTCTTGATAGATTGTTGTAGTGCTGAGAGACGTTTCTCCTGCCACAACGCGCGTCCGTTGCTGACTGCTGACCGCCGATGGCTGATTGCCATCCTACCATTTTTTCCGGGTTCGGAAGTAGACCCTGAATACAATTGATATGGCATTGACGAGTAAGACGCTACCTACAAGGACAACTGCAGTCCCATACGGAATGCCTTCCGTAACGTCCGGGACCTGTGTTGAAATCGTAAAGAGGTGTAGCGAGAGTGCCATACACTGTTCTGTGATATTATACGCAAAAAGGTTTCCTTCTGCAATAGCTTTATAAAAAACCGCACCCGTGAACATAATGGGTGCCGTTTCACCTGCGGCTCGCGATACCTGTAAGATAACCCCCGTCAAAATGCCGCTGATGGAATTAGGAATAACGATGCGGCGAATCGTTTGCCAGCGCGTCGCGCCAAGATTCCAACACGCCTCTCGGAAGGACATCGGGACGGCTTTGAGAGCTTCCGTCGTGCTAGCAATAATAACCGGGAGCGTCATGATTGCTAACGTGAGCGAAGCCGCTAAGATGGATTCGCCTAAACCCGCGAAAAGCACAAATGCCCCAACGCCGAACAGGGCGTGGACGATGCTCGGCACACCGGCAAGATTCACAACCGCTAAATTCGTGATACGCGTGAACCAACTCTCACGAGCATACTCGTTGAGATACACGGCGGCGAATACGCCAATGGGTGCCGACACTAATAGTGAGACCACCACCAAATAGATGGTGCCTAAGAAGGGTGCCCAGAGTCCTCCCGCACGCATGTTGTCCTTCGGGTTCGTGAATAGGAACTCCGGAGAGAGGACCGGTAGTGCCTTGTAAAGAAGGTAACCAATGATGAGAAGTAATGGGATAATCATCAGGCTCGTCATCACAAGGAAGAAGATTCGCATCACATTCTCTGTCCACCGCTTTTGTTTGCTGATTTCTGTTTCTGTAAACATTCTTAAGTGTTCCTTGCGGATTTTTAATTTTACCTTGCGGAGGAACAACCGGCGTTTCAATTCTGACGTGCGTCACTCAAACCCGCCTGCGCCGATGTTGCAGGCTAAGGGCTTCGGAGTAACGAACACCTCTTAACTGACAACTGATAACTGATAACTGAAAACTATTCTGCGCGGATACCTTTAATCACTAAGTCGGCGATGAGGTTCACCACAAAGGTAATGGTGAACAGCAGGATACCAATGATAAAGAGGACTTGATAGTGCTCATCACCTCTTGCCACTTCGCCCAATTCAGCGGCAATTGTTGCCGTCAGCGTGCGAATCCAAGAGAGTGGACCTGAAGGAATGTTAACAGAATGTCCAGTTGCCATAAGCACAGCCATCGTTTCACCGATAGAGCGTGCCGCACCGAGTAGCACTGCTGCCAGCAATCCGTTTTTTGCGGCGGGGAGAAGCACACGATAAACTACTTGCCACCGAGTCGCACCGAGTGCCTCTGCTGCTTCTCGATAGGAATCCGGTACGGCTTTTAGGGCGTCTTCGGCAATAGAGACAATAATGGGTACACTCATCAGTGCCAGCATGATGCTACCGTTGAGCATCGTTAAACCGATCGGGGCGTTGAACACGGTGATAATCAACTGATTCATCAGTGTCAATCCGATGAACCCCCACACAACGGAAGGGATGGCGGCGAGCAGTTCAATGATGATCTTAAATGCTTCTCTGAGTTTCGGGCTACAGAACTCCGATACAAAGATCGCCGCGCCGAGTCCAAACGGAACAGCGATACACATCGCTAAGAGGGTAACGCTGAAAGTGCCGACGATCAGCGCAAAGGCACCATATCTTTTATTCTTTAATGAGGTCGGTTGCCACTCTACACTGGTCAGAAATTGTCCCACATCTAAACCGTTGAAAAGGAAACCCGCACCCTCCCGAAATACAAAGAAAAAGATACCGAATACAAAGATAATCGAGCTAATGCCGCAGAGGCGGATAAACAGTTCAATCGCGGTTTCGGAAAATGGCAAATTCGTCGCGCTTTTTTTACGTAGAATGTTCATATGTGTTTTTAATTGTTTTCTAAGGGAACGAAGCCGAGTTTCTCAACGATCTTTTGTCCCTCTTCTGACAAGATCCAATCGAGGTAGATTTTCACTTCTCCTGTCGGTTCACCCAGAGAATACATGTACAATGGACGCGCGATAGGATAGGTTTTGGCAAGGACATTTTCAAGGTTTGGGGGATAGTAAGGCGAATCGGAATCGGCTGCAACTTCTAACATTTTCACATGTGAGGTTGCGTAACCCATTCCGCTGTAACCGATGGCACACGGGGTCCTACCGACAACTTCTACGACGTCTTTGGATCCGTGGAGATCCAACGAACCTATGCGGAAATCACGGCTTGTGCCAAGAAGGGCTTCTCGAAAATAGAAATAAGTGCCGGAATTCGATTGACGACTGATACGGATAATTTTGTCGCTTGGACAGTCACTATGCGATATACCCAGATCGCTCCACTTGGTGATTGTGCCGTTCTCGCCATAAATTTCTCCAAGTTGTGTAATTGTAATTTTGTCAAGGGGCGTGTCCTGATGCACGTAGACGGCGAGGGCATCGTAGCCGACGATAAATTCCTGCGGGGCTTTACCTGTGTTTTGGGTAGCAAGTTCCAGCTCTGTCGGTCTAATTTGGCGACTACAGTTCGCAATATCTACGGTGCCATTGATGAGTGCGGCGACACCTGTCCCGGATCCACCACCTGACACCTCCACCGACGCTGTGGTACTGACATCTGTGTACTTTTCAGCCCATGCCTGTGCTAGATTCACCATCGTGTCTGAACCTTTATTTTTGATGGTAAATTGTGGCCCTTCTGTCTTGGCAGCACTTGTCTCGTCTTTTGGTGAACAACCGTTCACGACGAAGCCGCATACGAATAAAGCGATAAGAAGACACGTTGTCGTGAAACCGATCCGGCCGTTTGTTCGCATCAATCTACCCTTCGCGCGAAATTCTAACCTAAATTATAACATCCAATTGTTACGAAAATAAGACAAAATTCGGATTTGTTATTAAATTGGCTATAACGGCATAGTGTTTTTTTCTGCAAGCGAATACGTGTTTTATTCTTGCGAAATTGATTGATTTTAGAACCTAACTGTGGTAGAATAGTGAAGATAGAATTATAAAGAAATGTGCCTACGCAACATGTTGCAACGCAATAACCTTTGCACAGTGGCAGGGAAAATAATAGCGATACGAAATTGTAAAACAGGAGCGTATTGTGCAATCTAAATTCCAAGAACTCAAAACCCGTTTGCTTGAGGCGAACGATATATCGTCCGCCGCTGGACTCCTTTACTGGGATCAATCCACGTACATGCCGCCCGGTGGTGCCCCTGCTCGGGCACGCCAAAGTGCGACACTTAGCCGATTGGCACACGAAAAGTTTACCGATCCGGAAATAGGTAGGTTGCTTGACACCCTTGAGCCTTATGAGAAAAGTCTCGCTTACGATTCCGATGAAGCGAGTCTTCTCCGGGTTACGCGCAGAGACTATGAACGGGCTACGAAAATTCCAGCTGAATTCATGGCGGAGGTGACAAACCACACCTCGGAATCTTATCAGGTGTGGACGGAAGCACGTCCAGCGAATGAGTTTGCGCGAGTTCATCCCTATCTCGAAAAAACGCTGGAGTACAGCCGGCAGGCGGCAGACTTCTTTCCAGGGTATGATCACATCGCAGATCCGCTCATTGAGTCCAGCGATTATGGGATGAAGGCGACCGATGTCAGTCGCGTCTTTGCGGAATTACGCCAAGAACTCGTGCCGATTGCTTCTGCGATTACATCGCAAACCCTCGCCGACGATTCGTGCCTGCACCAACATTTCCCCGAGGGGAAACAACTCGCGTTTGGCTTAGAGGTCGCACAGAAGTTCGGTTACGATTTGAATCGTGGACGGCAGGATAAAACGCATCATCCCTTTATGACGAAGTTTTCACTCGGTGATGTGAGGATTACGACCCGTACAAAGGAGAATTTTCTTGGGGATGCCCTCTTCAGCACGCTACATGAAACCGGGCATGCACTGTATGAGCAGGGGATTCGTATGGATTTGGAAGGCACTCCACTTGCGGGAGGGACTTCATCGGGTGTGCATGAGAGTCAGTCGCGGCTTTGGGAAAATATTGTGGGGCGTAGTCGAGGCTTTTGGCAACACTTCTATCCGCAACTTCAAAGCGTTTTTCCGGAGCAGTTGGGTTCCGTTCCGTTAGATACGTTTCACCGCGCGATTAATAAGGTGGAACGTTCCCTCATTCGTACAAATGCCGATGAGGTTACCTACAACCTACACGTCATGTTGCGTTTCGATTTCGAGTTGGCACTCTTGGAAGGCAATTTGGAGATTCGAGATTTACCGGATGCATGGCATGAACGATTTGAAGCCGATTTCGGCATCGCCCCGCCTGATGATAAAGACGGTGTTTTGCAAGATGTTCATTGGTATTTTGGGTTGATTGGCGGTTCATTTCAGGGCTATACGTTGGGCAATATCTTGGGTGCCCAATTTTTCTCAGCCGCTCGCGAAGCACACGCTGAAATTCCATCTGAAATTGAAAAGGGTGAGTTCGCGACGCTCCACGATTGGTTAAAGGAGCATCTGTACCAACACGGATCGAAATATACGGCACCGGAAATTATCCAGCGCGCAACTGGTGGGCCTCTATCCATTGAACCTTATATAGCCTACCTCCGGACGAAATATGGTGAATTATATGACTTAGGAAGTTAAGTTTTTAATTTATGTCTGCCTGGGCCGCTGCGTCCGTTGTCCTTGCGGGTTTTGGGTCAATCCGCCGCTGAAATAAGGATATGGACGGTGTAGCATTGAAACCTAAGCCCGTAACGAAGTGGAGGGCGACTTGAACATGCAAACCGTTAAGTTCCTAAATACTGCTGCTTATCCGCAAGGTATAATTAAAATTTTACTCCTCTGTTGCTTTTTGCCAGCGTGTGGCGGACTCAAGTTGGTTGATATATCCAAGAGTTCAACGGCATTAAAACTCACAACCGCACAGCAGCAAACAATTCACCCCAAACTGAAACTTATTCGTGATATTGTTGAGGATTACGACTTCGAGAAGAAACAGTTAGAGGTGGATTATCAGATATTTCGGGCGGGTATGACGCAACGATACTACGATCGCTACGAAAGCGGGTTCATGGATGCGCGTTCTCGACGGGAGTTAAACGCATTCAGGGACGAGGCACGGAAGTTCCTAAAGCAACGCGAGATTTATCTCGATGAGATTAAAGACATCGTTGAGGAAGTCGTGGCGGAGCTTACCCCTGAGCAACGCGTTAAATTGACTGAACTGAAACTTCCGAAGTTGGAGGTGCCAGTGATGCTCCAGCGTGATCCATACAACGATCTCCGTTATATCCCGAGCCATCCACTTGGTGGCGTGAACATATTTTAACGTGTCTCCTTATCGCAAGGCATAATTAGAAGAACCCAAAATTGCGTAGTCCGTAACGAAGTGGAGGACGAATATACGGGAAGGCACGTCAAAATCGAAACCCATCTCACCGAACCGCAAGGAAACATTAAAAAGTGGATTATTATGTGAGTCTGCTCGGTGACGATTCAAACCCTGGTACGTCCGAAACATGTCCGTGGCAAAGTATTGAACGGGTAAATGCTGCCCAGTTGTTGCCCGGGGATGCTGTTCTGTTTCACGCCAACCAAACCTTCCCCGGAAATCTCCGTTTACACGGGAGTAGACACGCGCCATGTCCCGTAACAATAAGCTCCTACGGATCCGGTAGAGCCACTATCGACGCGGGGAATGGTGCCGGTATTGTAGCGAAGAATATGGGGGGCATTCACCTAAGCAAACTCAACTTTGTCGGGACTGGCGCGTCTGAGAACGCCCATTCTGGCATCCTGTTCATGAATACGCTACCCGATGGGATTAGGTTGGGAGATATTCAGATTCATCGCGTCGATGTCAGCGGTTTCAAACATTCTGGGATCTGCTTCATGGCAGAACCACCAGATCGGAGTTGGAGCGGTTTCTGTGATGTCCGAATTACGTCCGTTACGAGCCATGACAACGGTGACGCAGGTATCAGCTGTATCGGTATTTGGAATCCAGAGCGAGAGGGGTATGCACATCGAGACTTTTATGTGGGTAACTGCAGCGTTTATAGGAATGCGGGCATCCCCGGTAAGGGAAGTCATTCAGGGAACGGTATTGTCCTCGCGCAGATAGATGGGGCATTGATTGAGTGTTGCCGTGCTTACGAAAATGGCGGCTTAAACGATTACGAAGGCGGGGGTCCCGTTGGGATCTGGGCATGGGACGCGAACCGTGTTGTCATTCAGTTCAATGAATCGCATCACAACCGTACTGGCAGTAGTAAAGATGGTGGCGGATTCGATCTGGACGGCGGCGTACGGAATTCGACGGTTCAGTACAACTATTCCCACGATAACGATGGACCCGGGTATCTGCTGGCACAGTTCAGCGGTGCTCGTGCGTTTTATGGAAACGTCCTTCGCCACAACGTGAGCGTAAACGATAGTAGGAAGAATCGTTACGGAGGCATTCACCTCTGGTCTACGGGGGCAAGCGGTGGTATCGCCGACACGACCTTTTACGCCAACACAGTTTTCACAACACAATCGGCTGACGGAAACCCTGCCGCCGTTGACTGTGTGAGCGCGGGTATTCGCAACATTCGTTTCTATAACAATCGCTTTCAAACCGATGGGGAAGCGGTGTTCGTCCGTGGAAAAACGAGTCCAAATGTTCTATTTAGAGGCAACACTTTCGACACGGATTGCCGGTTTCCGAGATTTTCTGTTGATGATGTAGTTAGTTATCGTGCAGCGTCGTCCTCTTTCACCGG carries:
- a CDS encoding ion transporter, which translates into the protein MVGWQSAIGGQQSATDARCGRRNVSQHYNNLSRTKKKKMNKDRLRAIIEGNIVSGIIQFLILASAVVFVIESDSEDPHAPHFILLDSVFFGLFSIEYILRVYIEPRKRDFIFSFYGIIDLLAILPSLFLLPGFRVLRILRFLRIFRIFKATRFILAVDRLTEALNEIRRELLALVILSLMLVYLAACGIHYFERVEQPEQFGTILDSMWWAIVTLTTVGYGDVYPETPGGKFFTALVTLIGVGLVAIPSGLLASVLTEARVERKTEEESEQNVENESTEGIDNRHEIK
- the pstA gene encoding phosphate ABC transporter permease PstA — encoded protein: MFTETEISKQKRWTENVMRIFFLVMTSLMIIPLLLIIGYLLYKALPVLSPEFLFTNPKDNMRAGGLWAPFLGTIYLVVVSLLVSAPIGVFAAVYLNEYARESWFTRITNLAVVNLAGVPSIVHALFGVGAFVLFAGLGESILAASLTLAIMTLPVIIASTTEALKAVPMSFREACWNLGATRWQTIRRIVIPNSISGILTGVILQVSRAAGETAPIMFTGAVFYKAIAEGNLFAYNITEQCMALSLHLFTISTQVPDVTEGIPYGTAVVLVGSVLLVNAISIVFRVYFRTRKKW
- the pstC gene encoding phosphate ABC transporter permease subunit PstC; its protein translation is MNILRKKSATNLPFSETAIELFIRLCGISSIIFVFGIFFFVFREGAGFLFNGLDVGQFLTSVEWQPTSLKNKRYGAFALIVGTFSVTLLAMCIAVPFGLGAAIFVSEFCSPKLREAFKIIIELLAAIPSVVWGFIGLTLMNQLIITVFNAPIGLTMLNGSIMLALMSVPIIVSIAEDALKAVPDSYREAAEALGATRWQVVYRVLLPAAKNGLLAAVLLGAARSIGETMAVLMATGHSVNIPSGPLSWIRTLTATIAAELGEVARGDEHYQVLFIIGILLFTITFVVNLIADLVIKGIRAE
- a CDS encoding phosphate ABC transporter substrate-binding protein: MRTNGRIGFTTTCLLIALFVCGFVVNGCSPKDETSAAKTEGPQFTIKNKGSDTMVNLAQAWAEKYTDVSTTASVEVSGGGSGTGVAALINGTVDIANCSRQIRPTELELATQNTGKAPQEFIVGYDALAVYVHQDTPLDKITITQLGEIYGENGTITKWSDLGISHSDCPSDKIIRISRQSNSGTYFYFREALLGTSRDFRIGSLDLHGSKDVVEVVGRTPCAIGYSGMGYATSHVKMLEVAADSDSPYYPPNLENVLAKTYPIARPLYMYSLGEPTGEVKIYLDWILSEEGQKIVEKLGFVPLENN
- a CDS encoding carboxypeptidase M32 — translated: MQSKFQELKTRLLEANDISSAAGLLYWDQSTYMPPGGAPARARQSATLSRLAHEKFTDPEIGRLLDTLEPYEKSLAYDSDEASLLRVTRRDYERATKIPAEFMAEVTNHTSESYQVWTEARPANEFARVHPYLEKTLEYSRQAADFFPGYDHIADPLIESSDYGMKATDVSRVFAELRQELVPIASAITSQTLADDSCLHQHFPEGKQLAFGLEVAQKFGYDLNRGRQDKTHHPFMTKFSLGDVRITTRTKENFLGDALFSTLHETGHALYEQGIRMDLEGTPLAGGTSSGVHESQSRLWENIVGRSRGFWQHFYPQLQSVFPEQLGSVPLDTFHRAINKVERSLIRTNADEVTYNLHVMLRFDFELALLEGNLEIRDLPDAWHERFEADFGIAPPDDKDGVLQDVHWYFGLIGGSFQGYTLGNILGAQFFSAAREAHAEIPSEIEKGEFATLHDWLKEHLYQHGSKYTAPEIIQRATGGPLSIEPYIAYLRTKYGELYDLGS